A genomic region of Vitis vinifera cultivar Pinot Noir 40024 chromosome 7, ASM3070453v1 contains the following coding sequences:
- the LOC100266458 gene encoding peroxidase 73 yields MGRFPLLAIAMWSLSLSVCVFPDTASAQLKQNYYANICPNVENIVRGVVNTKFKQTFVTVPATLRLFFHDCFVQGCDASVIISSTGSNTAEKDHPDNLSLAGDGFDTVIKAKAEVDKNPTCRNKVSCADILTMATRDVIALSGGPSYAVELGRLDGLSSTSASVNGKLPQPTFNLDKLNSLFAAKGLSQTDMIALSAAHTLGFSHCSKFANRIYNFSRENPVDPTLDKTYAAQLQSMCPKNVDPRIAIDMDPTTPKKFDNVYYQNLQQGKGLFTSDEVLFTDSRSKPTVNTWASSSTAFQTAFVQAITKLGRVGVKTGKNGNIRRDCSVFN; encoded by the exons ATGGGTCGATTCCCTCTTCTCGCTATAGCCATGTGGTCGCTTTCTCTTAGTGTATGTGTCTTCCCCGACACCGCATCCGCCCAACTCAAACAAAACTACTATGCCAACATCTGCCCCAATGTCGAAAACATCGTTAGAGGCGTTGTTAATACGAAATTTAAACAAACCTTTGTCACAGTTCCTGCAACTCTCCGTCTCTTCTTCCATGACTGCTTTGTCCAG GGTTGTGATGCTTCGGTTATAATTTCCTCCACCGGAAGCAACACAGCAGAGAAGGATCACCCTGATAATCTGTCCTTGGCTGGAGATGGATTCGACACGGTGATCAAAGCCAAAGCGGAAGTGGATAAAAACCCAACGTGCAGGAACAAGGTCTCATGTGCTGATATTCTCACCATGGCCACCCGAGATGTCATTGCTCTG TCAGGTGGACCTTCATATGCAGTGGAGCTAGGAAGATTGGATGGGCTGAGCTCAACTTCTGCTAGCGTAAATGGAAAACTTCCTCAGCCAACCTTTAATTTAGATAAGCTCAACTCCTTGTTTGCCGCCAAAGGCCTCAGTCAGACAGACATGATTGCTCTCTCAG CGGCCCACACCCTTGGATTCTCCCACTGCAGCAAGTTCGCCAACAGGATATACAATTTCAGCCGTGAAAATCCAGTGGATCCCACGCTAGACAAGACGTATGCGGCCCAGCTTCAATCGATGTGCCCCAAGAATGTGGACCCAAGGATAGCCATCGATATGGACCCAACCACTCCCAAAAAATTCGACAATGTCTACTACCAAAACCTGCAGCAGGGAAAGGGTCTCTTCACCTCCGACGAGGTCTTGTTCACGGACTCAAGGTCCAAGCCCACTGTTAACACTTGGGCCTCCAGCTCAACAGCCTTCCAGACAGCCTTTGTCCAGGCCATTACCAAGTTGGGCCGAGTCGGAGTCAAGACCGGGAAAAATGGCAACATCCGCCGTGATTGTTCTGTGTTTAATTAG